A genomic stretch from Achromobacter spanius includes:
- a CDS encoding CaiB/BaiF CoA transferase family protein, producing MDALQGLRVVDFSKVLAGPLCTQYLGDMGAEVIKVEPLQGDDTRRWPPFRQEDGTVFLSVNRNKRSVALDLKSAQGREAAQRLIATADIVVESFGPGVATRLGIDYASAAALRPDVVYCSISGFGSKGPLNRGKGYDVILQAFSGMMSITGEQGGPAIRSPISPIDQATGMHAATGILAAVVRRLRTGKGCKVEASLFDTSVGFMSYVMQSYWERGTEPCRWGSAHESLCPYQVFQANDRPLLLGVANDTLWRTFCNEAGQPELADDPRYATNADRVGHRPEVLERVAAIMGEDSRDGWIERLSRAGIPCAPIQGVGEVLTHDHMAASDMIYRFEESAHGELNVVSQPLRFDGQRPIPSSPPPTVGQHTRQVLTELGYDEAAIAHYLQARQPKVAAGEAD from the coding sequence ATGGACGCCTTACAAGGATTGCGGGTGGTGGATTTTTCAAAGGTGCTTGCCGGGCCGCTGTGCACGCAGTACCTGGGCGATATGGGCGCCGAAGTCATCAAGGTGGAGCCGCTGCAAGGCGACGACACGCGGCGCTGGCCGCCGTTCCGGCAGGAAGACGGCACGGTGTTCTTAAGCGTCAACCGGAACAAGCGCAGCGTGGCGCTGGACCTGAAGTCCGCCCAAGGCCGCGAGGCCGCGCAGCGCCTCATCGCCACGGCCGACATCGTCGTGGAAAGCTTTGGCCCCGGCGTGGCTACCCGGCTGGGCATCGACTACGCCTCTGCCGCCGCGCTGCGGCCGGACGTGGTTTATTGCAGCATTTCCGGCTTTGGCAGCAAAGGGCCACTGAATCGCGGCAAGGGTTATGACGTCATCCTGCAGGCCTTCAGCGGCATGATGTCGATTACGGGCGAACAAGGCGGGCCCGCCATCCGCAGCCCGATTTCCCCCATCGACCAGGCCACCGGCATGCATGCGGCTACCGGCATCCTGGCCGCGGTGGTGCGGCGGCTGCGCACGGGCAAGGGTTGCAAGGTCGAGGCCTCGCTGTTTGACACCTCGGTCGGCTTTATGAGCTACGTCATGCAGAGCTATTGGGAGCGCGGCACCGAGCCTTGCCGTTGGGGCTCGGCGCATGAGTCTCTGTGCCCGTACCAAGTGTTTCAAGCCAATGATCGGCCGCTGCTGCTGGGCGTGGCCAACGACACGCTATGGCGCACTTTCTGCAACGAGGCCGGCCAGCCGGAACTGGCCGACGATCCGCGCTACGCCACCAACGCCGATCGCGTGGGCCATCGCCCCGAGGTGCTGGAGCGCGTCGCTGCGATCATGGGCGAAGACAGTCGCGACGGCTGGATCGAAAGGCTGTCGCGCGCCGGCATACCCTGCGCACCGATCCAGGGCGTGGGCGAGGTGCTGACGCACGATCACATGGCAGCAAGTGACATGATTTACCGCTTTGAGGAATCCGCGCACGGCGAATTGAACGTGGTGTCGCAGCCGCTGCGATTCGACGGTCAGCGGCCCATTCCGTCTTCGCCGCCACCTACGGTGGGCCAGCACACGCGCCAGGTGCTTACCGAGCTGGGCTATGACGAAGCCGCCATTGCACATTACCTGCAGGCGCGCCAGCCCAAGGTCGCCGCCGGGGAGGCTGACTGA
- a CDS encoding 3-keto-5-aminohexanoate cleavage protein — MRKSPKVIITCAVTGSIHTPSMSPYLPITPKQIADDAVAAAAAGAAMLHLHARDPETGRPDQDPKLFAQFLPEIKARSNAILNITTGGGLGMSLDQRLAPAKWAQPEVASMNMGSLNFNIAGAGERISEFKFDWEKPYLEMTRDFILSNTFAQIDRGLRELSDVGTRFEFECYDVGHLYNLAHFVDRGLAKPPFFLQCIFGILGGIGADHDNLLHMRTIADRLFGDDYYLSVLAAGRHQLPFVTASALLGGNVRVGLEDSLYAGRGKLATSNAEQVAKIRRILEELSFEIATPDEARAMIQTKGGANVAF, encoded by the coding sequence ATGCGCAAATCCCCGAAAGTCATCATCACGTGCGCCGTCACGGGTTCGATCCACACCCCGTCGATGTCGCCGTATCTACCCATTACACCCAAGCAGATCGCTGACGACGCGGTAGCCGCGGCCGCAGCGGGCGCCGCCATGCTGCACCTGCATGCGCGCGACCCCGAAACCGGCCGTCCGGATCAGGACCCCAAGCTGTTCGCGCAGTTTCTGCCCGAAATCAAGGCGCGCAGCAACGCCATTCTGAACATCACGACGGGCGGCGGCCTGGGTATGTCGCTGGACCAGCGGCTAGCCCCGGCCAAGTGGGCACAGCCGGAAGTGGCATCGATGAACATGGGGTCGCTGAACTTCAACATTGCCGGAGCGGGCGAGCGCATCAGCGAGTTCAAGTTCGATTGGGAGAAGCCTTATTTGGAGATGACGCGCGACTTCATCCTGTCCAACACCTTTGCGCAGATCGACCGCGGCCTGCGCGAGCTTTCGGACGTGGGCACGCGCTTTGAATTCGAATGCTACGACGTCGGGCATCTGTACAACCTGGCGCATTTCGTCGACCGCGGGCTCGCCAAGCCGCCGTTTTTTTTGCAATGCATTTTCGGCATCCTGGGCGGCATCGGTGCCGACCACGACAACCTCTTGCACATGCGCACCATTGCCGATCGCCTGTTTGGTGACGACTACTACCTGTCGGTGCTGGCCGCCGGCCGTCACCAGTTGCCGTTCGTCACCGCCAGCGCGCTGCTGGGCGGCAACGTCAGGGTGGGCCTGGAAGACAGCCTGTATGCGGGCCGTGGCAAGTTGGCCACCTCCAATGCCGAGCAAGTCGCGAAGATTCGCCGAATCTTGGAAGAGCTGTCGTTCGAGATCGCCACGCCCGATGAGGCGCGGGCCATGATTCAAACCAAGGGCGGCGCCAACGTTGCCTTTTGA